The sequence below is a genomic window from Bremerella alba.
GGAACCTTGTAGCGTTTCATCTGGCGGTCGACTGTGAGGGACTGAGCCTGAACACCACCGACTGAGCAGAGAACGAGGATGGCACCATCGAGCACGCGAAGCGAGCGTTCCACTTCCACGGTAAAGTCAACGTGGCCTGGGGTATCGATCAGGTTGATCGGATAGCCATTCCACGCGACGCTGGTAGCAGCCGAGGTAATGGTGATACCACGTTCTTTTTCCAGTTCCATATGGTCCATGGTCGCGCCATCGCCACCACCGCGGACTTCCTCGATCTTGTGGATACGACCACTGTAGAACAGGATGCGTTCGCTCAAAGTCGTCTTACCGGAGTCGATGTGAGCCGAAATACCGATGTTTCGTAGTTTCTTCAGGTCCATAATGTCACGATTGAAATAAAAAACAGGTGTAAGGAGGCGAACAAGATTCGAGGCGTCTCGGTGGTTTTAGGTGAGATGGCCCGAACCATAATTCGGAAACAGAATCCGGTAAAACCGCAGCTGACTCGTCTCGGACATCGGCCCCAGTTTCCCCTAAAGGGGGCTCGCGGAGCCTGAGTATATTGATCCAGCATCTTACTGGTTTTGGCTTTTCCTGCTAGGTCACTTAGGAGAAGCCATCGCACATGTCCAGAGGGGAACGTCAGCCTAAGCGGCAGCTGAAATTCCTGGTCCCACAACAATGGGACGACGCGTCGGAAGAATGAGAAGATGGATAGTCTTCATAAATGCGCGGGACAAAATCCCTGTAAAGGCTTATCTGGCCAATAGTTAACTCTCGCGAGTGCCCATCAAAAGGCTCTCTGCGTCCCTTATGGGGAATCACAAAGTGTTAAGGGATGGCAAATCGCCCTAACCACTCGACTCTCTATTTGTATACCAAGGCCCTCGAATGGGGAAGGTGAAAATTCACCGTTTTTTATTAATGGAGCTGCCCTCAGAAAGCATGGACGAGCGTGTTTTCGCCTATTGAACGGTTCGTTGGCATAACCGGTCTACGAGTTTTAGAGGGCTGACTTACCGTTTCGGTTCGCGATAGGCCTGGCGTTTTTCATAGAGGGCAAGCCGATGTTGCAGGAAGGGCTTCTCCGAGGTCGGTGCCTTCTTGATCGCTTCGCCAACCCGCTGCTTGGCGACGTCGAACTGCCCGGTGGCGGCCTCTGCGGCCGCGAGGGTATCGAAATAACGGAAATCGAGGCCGTCGGATTGAGTGACCGCTGCCTTAGCGAATCGTAGGGCCAGTTCAGGGTTGCGGTAGGTGTCGTCGGGGCATGTAGCCAGAATCCACGCGAGACCCTGCTGGGCTCTCGGAAGATCCTTTTCTAGGGTAAGGGCTTTCTTATAGTCGAGGATCGACTCTTTGAAATAACCGAGATCACTGTAGGCGTCGGCCCGATTGGCCAGAACCAATGGGTTCTCAGGCGTAAGTTTGACGGCCTGATTATAGGCGACCATGGCCGCTTCGTAATTTTCCAGTCGATAAAAGCAGTGGGCCTGACCGGTCATCGCGCCCACGTCCTTGGGGTTTAACTTCAGTACGGTTTGATACTCTTTCAATGCCGAGACGAATTGACTGGCTTCGTACAGCAGTTCGGCTTTGTTATAGATGGCGGATTCAAATTTGGGGTTTAGTTGGATCGCTGTATTCAGGTCGGCCAAAGCCTGTTCGGTCTGGCCTAACATGGCATACGATAAGGCGCGATTGTGAATCGCTTGCCAATGCTTAGGGTTCTGTTTGATGGCCAGTGAAAAATCTTTGAGGGCGGCCGCTTCCAGCTTTTGGATTTTCTCGGGATCGTCCGTCATAAGGGACGTTTCAGCGTAGATCTCACCCCGTTTGTTGCGTGCCCAGGCCTCAAGCTTGGTGAAGTACTCGACTTGAGACTGAGCGAGTTCGAGTTGGCTGGCTTCTTCACAGATTTGGATTAAACGCGTGAGTTCGTCCTGGTTTTCGGCCGTATCACTCAGCTGCGCCGCTTCGGTGACCATGGCCTTGATATCTTGGCCGTAGCCTATCGAAACGCAGGCCAATAGAACAAGCAACGTCCAAATGGATTGCCAAAGCATCTTCTGCATGACAGCAACTCTCGCCACAAAAAACCGAGCTACAGGCCCGAAAGCCTAAGGGGACCGGCGGCGACTTTAGCGAGTTCACCGAAAGAGGTATAGAGCGATTCGGCGGGATGATAGCATGAGAGAGGATGTTGGGAGAATGGAGGTGGCGATGCCTGGCATAGATCAGACTAGTTGTCATCTCGCAGCTGTGCCCAGGCCGCTTTTAAAAGTTCACCGTAATTGGGGGCGAACACTTCCGTAAGTTGTGACTGCAATGAGCACTCCAAATCCCACAGAGCCCGCTGTTCCGCTTGATCCCTAAAGACGTACCTTTCCTCTTCATCGCAGCGGCGAAGATACTCGAACAAGACAAGAGCTTGTTGTTGTGTCAGTTCGACTGAGATCGTTTCCGAGGCAGGAGTTCGTGACATCAGGTTTTTCTAAGTGTTAATCTTTACCGTTGATGTTTGTTCTAACGTCCTTAAAGGCTCTCGCTTTTGTAACGAAAGGTCCTCAAGGTTATTCACTACGATCCTTAAGCATATCGATCTCGGCCTGAAGCCGGGCGGATTTGGCATCGAATACATTCATGTGCGTTACCTTACCGAGTTTGAATTTGGCTAGGGCAACTTCTTCTTGTTGTCGTAATTGTTTAATCAGTCGCTCGTGGACGATCTGCCGGGCGGCGAGCGTCGGGGCAATCTCCAAATCGGCGTGAGCCAGTGCGACTTCTGTTTTCAACATGTCTTCAAGCGAAACGGTCCCTTGCAGAAACTGAGCCTTTTGATATTCGAGGGCCTGGTGAAGCGTTGCCCGTCGTTCTTTCATCAGTTCCAGCAGTTTTGACTCGAACGAAAGGGGCTTAGGTGTTTCCTGATCTTGGGCGAACGCGAAGTAAGCGGCCATGCCTACGATAGAAACTGCGAGAAGCGAGCAAAGAATTCGCATTGGATGTGTCCCCTTCGTAGTTTGAACGAAAAAGCCCATGCATCGAGATGTCGACACATGGGCTATTTTATCAGGAGAAGAATCTATCTGTCACGCCGTTACTCGTGCGGGTAGGTCATCTTCCAGGGATCGAGGGCATCCTTGAGGGCCTCTGGTTCGATCTCCCCCTGCTCTTCGGCAAGTTCGCGAATGGTCTTGCCGCTGGCGAACGCATCCTTGGCCATCTTGGCGGCTTTGTCGTAGCCGATCAGTGGGTTCAAGCTGGTGCACATCGACAGGCTTTGTTCCACAGCCGCGTTGCACTGGTCTTCGTTCGCTTCCATTTCATCCACGCAGAAATCGACGAACGCGTCGCACGAGTTGGCCAATAGATGGATGCTTTCCAGAACGGTGTGACCCATGACCGGCATCATGATGTTCAGCTGGAAGTTTCCACCGGCGGCGCCAGATAGTGCCATACAGCCATCGTTGCCGATCACCTTGGCGGTTACCTGCATCATGCTTTCGCACATCACCGGGTTTACCTTGCCAGGCATAATGCTGCTACCAGGCTGTCGCGTAGGTAGTGCGACCTCATAAAAACCACAACGGGGGCCACTGCCCAGCCAGCGAACATTGTTGGCAAAGTTGAACATGGTCGTGGCGATCGTTTTTAGTTCGCTGTGGCACTGAACCAGGCCGTCGCGATTAGCAGCTGCCTCGAAGTGGTCGACGGCTTCAATAAACGGAATGTCCAAACCTTCCGCGAGTGCGGCACAGACCTTTTCCGAAAACTGTGGATGGGTGTTGATGCCGGTACCAACGGCAGTCCCGCCGACCGGAAGTTCGAGGACCGATTCCAAGGCAATCTTGGCACGTTTGATGGAAAGTTCAACTTGGCGAGCGAAGCCGCCGAACTCTTGGCCTAAGCGAAGCGGTGTTGCGTCCATTAAGTGGGTGCGGCCAATCTTGATGATCTTATCCCAGGCCTCAGCTTTCTTTTTTAGTGAAGCGTGTAGCTTTTCCAGGGCAGGGATCAGGCTTAACTTGATCTGCATTGCGGCGGCAACGTGGATGGCCGTGGGGAACGTGTCGTTGGTGCTTTGACCCATGTTAACGTGATCGTTCGGGTGAATCGGCTTGGTCGCGGCCAAGCGGTCGCCACCGATGATTTCGATGGCCCGATTACTGATCACTTCGTTCACGTTCATGTTGCTGGACGTGCCGCTACCGGTCTGAAAGACGTCGATCGGAAACTCGCCGTCAAGCTTTCCTTCGCGGACTTCGATGCAAGCATCTAAGAGGGCTTTGACTTGATCATCGCTGAGCGGATTTTTGCCGGTACCGGTGAGCTTACCGAGATCACGGTTGGCAACCGCACACGAATACTTCACCCAGCCCATGGCGTGGATCAAAGCAGGCGGCAAAGTCCAACCGCTGATCGGGAAGTTTTCGACGGCGCGTTGCGTTTGAGCGCTGTAATAAGCATTAGCGGGAACCTGAACTTCCCCCATCGAATCTTTTTCGGTGCGGAACTGCGACATTAATTGGGCCTTATCAAGCGGGTGTTTCTTAACCACAGGGGGCACTGAGATCCTTGGACATTAATCGGACGAATCTAAGTCGGGAGATCCGCGAGTGAGCTTTGGTACCATTCGACTGCCCTTTCAGGGCTTAAGAATCTGCTGTGGGTACGCCTTTCAGGGGCTTCCGCCCATGGCTCTTCTCGGTGATCTCTGTGCCCTCTGTGGCTAAATATTCTTAGTAGAGGGACAGGGAGAGTATTTTAAAACGGTTCGATCCGAGGCGAAAGAAGAGGGCCCCAGAGGTTAATCCTCGAAGATACCTTCCCCGAATTTATGGGGGCGAGACGATCTGGACGAGCTTGATTTATCGGAGGGGGACGTATGAGGCCCCTTTAATTCTGAAGATTTTTCGCTGCGCTCAATCGAACCGGATGACTCTTTGGGGGACGATTCGCTCTTAGTCCTCGAAGGACTAGACGAGGACTGGTCGTCATCATCGTGATCGTAGTCTTCGCCTGCATCGCTGAAGTAGTCGTCATACTTCGAGCGGTAGCCGGGGGTCTTTGCCTCTTCGATTTCGTTGAGGTATTCATCGATGACGTGGGTTTGGATTTGCTCGCGGCATTCGGAGTTGATCGGATGAGCGATATCCGCGTAGAGCTTCGCTCGTTGATCCGATCCGCGTTCAGTTTGTGATTGCTTCAACTTCATGCCACATTGGTTGCAGTACGCCGCTCGTAAGTGGTTTTTGCAGCCACAACTTGGGCAGTGCCCGGTCAGTTTTCGACTAGGCATGGCAACGAATGGGCCGTTGGCACCTTCGATGATCTTCAAATCACGAATCACGAAGGCATCGTCGAAAGTGATGGAGCAGAATCCACGCAACCGATCGCTGGAATCTTCCATCAGTTTGATGCGGACTTCGGTGATCTTCACGGTTGCTTACTCCCGGACGTAGTGTGCGGCGTCAATTTCGCAGCGATTGGAGCCCGCACGTTGTCACTGGAAATACCATGCCAACGTTCTGGGCTTGAAGCTTGGCGGCAACGCGCCTAGCGTGAACACGATTGCGACAGATGGCGAAGTAACCGGAACCACTCCCTGACATCTGGT
It includes:
- a CDS encoding SpoVG family protein; translated protein: MKITEVRIKLMEDSSDRLRGFCSITFDDAFVIRDLKIIEGANGPFVAMPSRKLTGHCPSCGCKNHLRAAYCNQCGMKLKQSQTERGSDQRAKLYADIAHPINSECREQIQTHVIDEYLNEIEEAKTPGYRSKYDDYFSDAGEDYDHDDDDQSSSSPSRTKSESSPKESSGSIERSEKSSELKGPHTSPSDKSSSSRSSRPHKFGEGIFED
- a CDS encoding tetratricopeptide repeat protein, which encodes MQKMLWQSIWTLLVLLACVSIGYGQDIKAMVTEAAQLSDTAENQDELTRLIQICEEASQLELAQSQVEYFTKLEAWARNKRGEIYAETSLMTDDPEKIQKLEAAALKDFSLAIKQNPKHWQAIHNRALSYAMLGQTEQALADLNTAIQLNPKFESAIYNKAELLYEASQFVSALKEYQTVLKLNPKDVGAMTGQAHCFYRLENYEAAMVAYNQAVKLTPENPLVLANRADAYSDLGYFKESILDYKKALTLEKDLPRAQQGLAWILATCPDDTYRNPELALRFAKAAVTQSDGLDFRYFDTLAAAEAATGQFDVAKQRVGEAIKKAPTSEKPFLQHRLALYEKRQAYREPKR
- a CDS encoding class II fumarate hydratase, whose product is MSQFRTEKDSMGEVQVPANAYYSAQTQRAVENFPISGWTLPPALIHAMGWVKYSCAVANRDLGKLTGTGKNPLSDDQVKALLDACIEVREGKLDGEFPIDVFQTGSGTSSNMNVNEVISNRAIEIIGGDRLAATKPIHPNDHVNMGQSTNDTFPTAIHVAAAMQIKLSLIPALEKLHASLKKKAEAWDKIIKIGRTHLMDATPLRLGQEFGGFARQVELSIKRAKIALESVLELPVGGTAVGTGINTHPQFSEKVCAALAEGLDIPFIEAVDHFEAAANRDGLVQCHSELKTIATTMFNFANNVRWLGSGPRCGFYEVALPTRQPGSSIMPGKVNPVMCESMMQVTAKVIGNDGCMALSGAAGGNFQLNIMMPVMGHTVLESIHLLANSCDAFVDFCVDEMEANEDQCNAAVEQSLSMCTSLNPLIGYDKAAKMAKDAFASGKTIRELAEEQGEIEPEALKDALDPWKMTYPHE